Proteins encoded by one window of Acidobacteriota bacterium:
- a CDS encoding TrbI/VirB10 family protein, with protein MAKWKQLLQPPAGALPGNLVTKAGIGVIAVLLVGLVLSQSGGGPETGEEAGVEPQVTGPGVVGQLRSRLTQLGEQQLTEEENRGDPPGADSQGLSAPTLPPTGDPEGSGELAPLPTAGEVELRERLRLEAIERRSRSLRAPGVVQTFRGEPRDMVAELPDPDGRDGGPPPAAVPASARGVPPPPDPAAVAGRMEDATAALLSGLAGGDAAGPPTAERTVPGVTGPPVGETPDPAAVAAPADPAGWERVYEGSVLSAVLVTQLDGDFAGPVLAQVAIPFYSADRQRVLVPRGARLLGTAEAVRHQDQSRLAVGFHRLVWPDGRWVDLAFHGLDAVGESALSDQVDRHYASMFAAAGAVGLLAGLTLQGSDPYAGGSAGFRAAAGQGLGQSATQILGRFLNRFPTVTVRAGHRLRAWVTSDFLVPRPLPHPERMYR; from the coding sequence ATGGCGAAGTGGAAGCAGCTTCTCCAGCCCCCGGCCGGCGCGCTGCCGGGAAACCTGGTCACCAAGGCGGGCATCGGTGTCATCGCGGTGCTGCTCGTGGGCCTCGTGCTGAGCCAGTCGGGCGGCGGTCCGGAGACCGGGGAAGAGGCCGGCGTGGAACCGCAGGTCACGGGACCGGGGGTGGTCGGGCAGCTGCGCTCGCGGCTGACGCAGCTCGGGGAGCAGCAGCTCACCGAGGAGGAGAACCGCGGCGACCCGCCGGGGGCGGATTCCCAGGGACTCTCGGCGCCGACGCTTCCACCCACGGGGGATCCGGAGGGATCGGGCGAGCTCGCGCCGTTGCCGACGGCGGGGGAGGTCGAGCTGCGCGAGCGGCTGCGGCTGGAGGCGATAGAGCGGCGGTCGCGGTCGTTGCGAGCGCCGGGCGTCGTGCAGACCTTCCGGGGCGAGCCGCGCGACATGGTCGCCGAGTTGCCGGATCCGGACGGCCGGGACGGAGGCCCGCCGCCAGCGGCGGTCCCGGCGAGCGCGCGCGGCGTGCCGCCGCCGCCCGATCCCGCGGCCGTCGCCGGCCGGATGGAGGACGCGACGGCGGCGCTGCTGTCGGGACTGGCGGGCGGCGATGCGGCCGGTCCGCCGACCGCGGAGCGGACGGTGCCCGGCGTGACCGGACCGCCCGTCGGGGAGACGCCGGACCCGGCCGCGGTGGCGGCGCCTGCGGACCCGGCCGGCTGGGAGCGGGTCTACGAGGGCTCGGTGCTGAGCGCCGTGCTGGTGACGCAGCTCGACGGCGACTTCGCCGGGCCGGTGCTCGCGCAGGTGGCGATCCCGTTCTACTCGGCCGACCGCCAGAGGGTCCTCGTGCCGCGCGGCGCGCGGCTGCTGGGCACGGCGGAGGCCGTCCGCCACCAGGACCAGAGCCGGCTCGCGGTCGGCTTCCACCGGCTCGTCTGGCCCGACGGCCGCTGGGTGGATCTCGCCTTCCACGGCCTAGACGCCGTCGGCGAGAGCGCGCTTTCCGACCAGGTGGACCGGCACTACGCCTCGATGTTCGCGGCGGCCGGCGCCGTGGGACTCCTCGCGGGCCTCACGCTCCAGGGCTCGGACCCGTACGCCGGCGGGTCCGCCGGCTTCCGCGCCGCGGCCGGTCAGGGCCTCGGCCAGTCGGCGACGCAGATTCTCGGGCGGTTCCTCAACCGCTTCCCCACGGTCACCGTCCGCGCCGGCCACCGGCTGCGCGCGTGGGTGACTTCGGATTTCCTCGTGCCGCGGCCTCTGCCGCACCCGGAAAGGATGTACCGCTGA
- a CDS encoding type IV secretory system conjugative DNA transfer family protein, protein MALEAGAVMMRLLAGASAAAAVWVWWPFPAPGADPVADLIAMHSPRLHATIRAWHYLAPALAVVGAWSVATSVGLVWLAGGRSRPPAGTLPPWPVDAANPSPALVVGEVHHPVTGREAASPRWLVIPETGLYTGMLICGAIGSGKTSACMRPFARQLLSWQAKDSRRRIAGLVLEVKGDFCHQVRGILNDAGRAGDYVELGIGGRWRWNPLGDDLLDSYSLAYTIASLINQLFGRSKEPFWQQAYVNLVRWIIELHRMAPERWVTLQDVYRCTLDAERIDAKIAEVEALVEPQATVRVRMADVAPHGDELAAWSWLPEAGGILRMSDDRELCEQLAKLGIPFEMDRRAPADPTRPQRLDAVKRWYAQDWLTIDPKLRSSIIEGLSVFLSVFDLPDVAATFCPPKPAAEPAGAQGPSGADAPDAPSADAVAVARPLPPLDQVIDDGRVLCLNMAAGTNPALARAVGVLLKQAWLQTLLRRPAEMQRRPGRVFRPAMFLCDEYQTFATVGEDDPAGDEKMFALTRQSRLIPIVATQSISSLRAVLGQSEAWRALLQTLRTRIFLSLADDSSAQIASTLCGQVARMKASYTVSEQTQRAGASLLSGSAGGGTGSVGASKAFSERREPLFHPRDFALLGNCQAIVMPYDGRRSLDARRCYLKPDFLPRDRPYWRAREAGEL, encoded by the coding sequence GTGGCGCTCGAAGCGGGTGCCGTCATGATGCGCCTGCTGGCCGGCGCGTCGGCCGCCGCTGCCGTGTGGGTGTGGTGGCCGTTCCCGGCGCCCGGCGCCGATCCGGTCGCCGACCTGATCGCGATGCACTCGCCGCGGCTGCACGCCACGATCCGCGCCTGGCACTACCTGGCGCCCGCCCTGGCGGTCGTCGGGGCCTGGTCGGTGGCCACCTCGGTAGGGCTGGTGTGGCTCGCGGGCGGGCGCAGCCGGCCCCCCGCCGGCACGCTGCCGCCGTGGCCGGTCGACGCGGCGAACCCGTCTCCCGCCCTGGTGGTCGGCGAGGTGCACCATCCGGTCACCGGACGGGAGGCGGCATCGCCGCGGTGGCTCGTGATCCCCGAGACGGGCCTCTACACGGGCATGCTCATCTGCGGCGCGATCGGCTCCGGGAAGACGTCGGCCTGCATGCGCCCGTTCGCGCGCCAGCTCCTGAGCTGGCAGGCGAAGGACTCGCGCCGCCGTATCGCCGGCCTGGTGCTGGAGGTCAAGGGCGACTTCTGCCATCAGGTGCGCGGGATCCTGAACGACGCCGGGCGCGCCGGGGACTACGTCGAGCTGGGGATCGGCGGGCGCTGGCGCTGGAACCCGCTGGGCGACGATCTCCTGGACTCCTACTCGCTCGCTTACACCATCGCGAGCCTCATCAACCAGCTCTTCGGGCGCTCGAAGGAGCCGTTCTGGCAGCAGGCGTACGTCAATCTCGTGCGCTGGATCATCGAGCTGCACCGCATGGCGCCCGAGCGCTGGGTGACGCTGCAGGACGTCTACCGCTGCACGCTCGACGCGGAGAGGATCGACGCGAAGATCGCCGAGGTCGAGGCGTTGGTCGAGCCGCAGGCGACGGTCCGGGTGCGGATGGCGGACGTGGCCCCGCACGGCGACGAGCTGGCGGCGTGGTCGTGGCTGCCGGAGGCCGGCGGGATCCTCCGGATGTCGGACGACCGGGAGCTGTGTGAGCAGCTGGCGAAGCTCGGGATTCCGTTCGAGATGGACCGGCGGGCGCCGGCGGACCCGACGCGCCCGCAGCGTCTCGACGCGGTGAAGCGCTGGTACGCGCAGGACTGGCTGACTATCGATCCGAAGCTGCGGTCCAGCATCATCGAGGGCCTGAGCGTGTTCCTCTCGGTCTTCGACCTGCCCGACGTCGCCGCGACCTTCTGCCCGCCGAAGCCGGCGGCCGAGCCGGCCGGCGCGCAGGGCCCGTCGGGCGCCGATGCGCCTGACGCGCCGTCCGCCGACGCGGTGGCCGTCGCCAGGCCGCTGCCGCCGCTCGACCAGGTGATCGACGATGGCCGGGTGCTGTGCCTGAACATGGCCGCCGGCACGAACCCGGCCCTCGCCCGCGCGGTGGGCGTGCTCCTCAAGCAGGCGTGGCTCCAGACGCTGCTCCGCCGCCCCGCGGAGATGCAGCGGCGTCCGGGGCGCGTCTTCCGGCCGGCGATGTTCCTCTGCGACGAGTACCAGACCTTCGCCACGGTGGGCGAGGACGACCCGGCCGGCGACGAGAAGATGTTCGCGCTGACGCGCCAGTCGCGCCTGATCCCGATCGTGGCGACGCAGTCGATCTCGTCGCTGCGCGCCGTGCTCGGCCAGTCCGAGGCGTGGCGGGCGCTGCTCCAGACGCTGCGCACCCGCATCTTCCTGTCGCTCGCCGACGACTCGTCGGCGCAGATCGCGAGCACGCTCTGCGGCCAGGTGGCCCGCATGAAGGCCTCCTACACGGTCTCGGAGCAGACCCAGCGTGCCGGCGCGTCGCTGCTGTCGGGCTCCGCCGGGGGCGGGACCGGCAGCGTCGGGGCGAGCAAGGCGTTCTCCGAGCGCCGCGAGCCGCTGTTCCATCCGCGCGACTTCGCCCTGCTGGGCAACTGCCAGGCCATCGTCATGCCCTACGACGGCCGCCGCTCGCTCGACGCCCGGCGCTGCTACCTCAAGCCGGACTTCCTGCCGCGGGACCGCCCCTACTGGCGCGCCCGCGAGGCCGGAGAGCTGTAG
- a CDS encoding TrbC/VirB2 family protein, translated as MRKRWWVWSGLVAALAAAGERALFAQGTSPWVQAVNNLQQAFTGPIARGLALVAIVVGGLMFAFQEGGSKQALAGIIFGLGMALGAANFIAWLF; from the coding sequence ATGCGGAAGCGATGGTGGGTGTGGAGCGGGCTGGTGGCGGCGCTGGCCGCCGCAGGTGAACGGGCGCTGTTCGCGCAGGGCACGTCGCCCTGGGTTCAGGCGGTCAACAACCTGCAGCAGGCGTTCACGGGGCCGATCGCGCGGGGTCTGGCCCTGGTGGCGATCGTGGTCGGGGGACTGATGTTCGCGTTCCAGGAAGGCGGCAGCAAGCAGGCGCTGGCCGGGATCATCTTCGGCCTCGGCATGGCGCTGGGCGCGGCCAACTTCATCGCCTGGCTGTTCTGA
- a CDS encoding site-specific DNA-methyltransferase: MPAATLIRGRASEALDLLPTESVRTVITSPPYWSLRDYDIGDPFGRDDTLRDYVASIVADFRKLRRVLRGDGTVWLNIGDAYTSGNRRYRAPDRKNRARAMSVRPQTPHGLKPKDLIGLPWRVAFALQDDGWWVRSEVIWHKPNAHPESVGDRPTKAHETVFLLSRDQDYYYDVTAVRGANDRRLRSVWDIPTRPRRRGQIPDDDHPAPMPINLAQRCVTLTSEPGDVVLDPYAGSGTTLLAAAQLRRRWVGIELKAEFVRLIERRMSR; this comes from the coding sequence CTGCCGGCCGCGACGCTCATTCGCGGAAGAGCCTCGGAAGCACTTGACTTGTTGCCCACCGAGAGCGTGCGGACCGTGATTACGTCGCCACCGTACTGGTCGCTACGTGACTACGACATCGGAGACCCGTTCGGCCGGGACGACACGCTGCGCGACTACGTAGCAAGCATCGTTGCCGACTTCCGCAAGCTCCGGCGCGTGCTAAGGGGCGACGGAACCGTATGGCTGAATATCGGCGATGCCTACACCTCGGGGAATCGCCGCTACCGGGCGCCGGACAGGAAGAATCGTGCGCGCGCGATGTCGGTCCGCCCGCAGACACCACACGGGCTCAAACCCAAGGATCTGATCGGACTGCCGTGGCGCGTGGCCTTCGCGCTGCAGGACGATGGCTGGTGGGTGCGGTCCGAGGTGATCTGGCACAAGCCGAATGCGCACCCCGAGTCGGTCGGCGACCGGCCAACCAAGGCGCACGAGACGGTCTTCTTGCTGTCGAGAGACCAGGACTATTACTACGATGTCACCGCGGTGCGCGGGGCTAACGACCGGCGGCTGAGAAGTGTATGGGACATTCCGACCCGCCCGCGCCGGCGCGGCCAGATTCCGGACGACGATCACCCCGCGCCAATGCCAATCAACCTAGCCCAGCGCTGCGTCACGCTTACGAGTGAACCGGGCGACGTCGTGCTCGATCCGTACGCCGGCTCGGGCACAACCCTGCTTGCGGCGGCGCAACTGCGACGACGGTGGGTCGGTATCGAGCTTAAGGCCGAGTTCGTTCGCCTGATCGAGCGGCGCATGAGCAGATGA
- a CDS encoding NACHT domain-containing protein, translating to MFDMSHFAAYWKDRIERDLASFGDPGATVDVTGSGRTLRATWTMRGVARDAVFSVSRDKGVRVDADGHRLSYHGFIAGTDMADLRHVARMVRQAAKPQIFVPIRAEYSEVENAEPGPALERLSTLLDDGNPDATRVIMITGDAGAGKTRVLQELVRRRADDYLHGRASSLLLYVNAQGRALSRLNEALATELQDLKVGLTYHSVAVLTRLGMLVPAIDGFDELLGVSGYDDAFSSLASFLEQLEGEGQVLTSARSVYYEEEFLSRAGSRSVTGDQRWSHEAVRVLAWSEADREDYLQRWSGTTGLSEDQSVGLRKRVKAAFGGRNEELASKPLFFTRTVDLLWANPDFSGGTDLLRALVQEYLARELNDKLLDQQSRSLLSTKQFEYLMSELALEMWNQETRELDAGSVRDVAKYVGETEGWGGKARQAVADRMPTLAFLAHGDNRASSRTSIAFEHDLFFFYFLAGSIAEQLVSAGDIRIVLSRSALPEDVADRVAMQLNAGSSVGALEDFRVLLDRLAQAGVTEWHRTTQVRENAGLLAMALLRSYGDTGNADGEVEGCTVRSMVFPGSHLKNTTLRRCAFVDLAVRRTDLSTTRFVECEAKDVVLLEPQVAPETTRLELKGLDPAQVMGIRVRRGGRLETEYAPQAIVEKLVQCGAPVRNEPTLSRPQVAPEHVKTLERLMHAYHRANPICKQDPKLKPIFGRPEWSGIERLLIEHELVALERRSTSGKLKEFLRRRFLPEQLMTGLADREHADRRLQGFWRAVEELAGSGSRPVSRRDGRSPIP from the coding sequence ATGTTTGACATGTCGCATTTCGCAGCCTACTGGAAGGACAGGATCGAGCGGGATCTCGCATCGTTCGGAGATCCGGGTGCAACCGTGGATGTCACCGGCTCTGGACGGACGTTGCGCGCCACGTGGACGATGCGCGGCGTGGCCCGCGACGCTGTCTTCTCCGTTTCTCGAGACAAGGGCGTCCGAGTGGACGCCGATGGACACCGCCTGTCCTACCACGGCTTCATCGCGGGTACGGACATGGCCGACCTTCGGCATGTTGCCCGGATGGTGCGGCAGGCGGCGAAGCCACAGATATTCGTTCCGATTCGAGCCGAATACTCCGAGGTCGAGAATGCCGAACCAGGGCCGGCTCTGGAACGGCTCTCGACACTGCTAGACGACGGGAATCCGGACGCGACGCGTGTGATCATGATCACTGGCGATGCCGGAGCAGGCAAGACCCGTGTCCTACAGGAGCTTGTCCGGCGTCGTGCCGACGACTACCTACATGGGCGAGCGTCGAGCCTACTGCTGTACGTCAATGCGCAGGGACGCGCGCTGTCTCGTCTGAACGAAGCCCTCGCGACGGAGCTTCAGGATCTCAAGGTCGGACTCACCTACCATTCGGTCGCCGTACTGACCAGGTTGGGCATGCTGGTACCGGCAATTGACGGGTTCGACGAGCTTCTCGGTGTAAGCGGATACGACGACGCCTTCAGTTCACTGGCGAGCTTCCTCGAACAGCTGGAAGGCGAAGGTCAAGTGCTGACCTCGGCACGGTCCGTGTACTACGAAGAAGAGTTTCTGTCGCGGGCTGGTAGTCGATCGGTCACTGGCGATCAGCGCTGGTCGCACGAAGCTGTGCGCGTGCTCGCATGGTCGGAGGCGGATCGCGAAGACTACTTGCAGCGGTGGTCAGGAACAACAGGGTTGTCAGAGGATCAGTCGGTCGGACTCCGAAAGCGCGTGAAGGCCGCGTTCGGTGGCCGCAACGAAGAGCTGGCATCGAAGCCGTTGTTCTTCACCCGCACGGTGGATCTGCTTTGGGCGAACCCAGACTTCTCCGGAGGCACGGACCTACTGCGAGCCTTGGTGCAGGAGTATCTGGCTCGTGAACTAAACGACAAATTGCTGGACCAACAGTCGCGGAGTTTGCTCTCGACAAAGCAGTTCGAGTACCTGATGTCCGAGCTTGCCCTGGAGATGTGGAACCAAGAGACGCGGGAGCTCGACGCCGGTTCGGTTCGCGACGTTGCCAAGTACGTCGGCGAGACCGAGGGGTGGGGGGGAAAAGCTCGACAAGCAGTTGCCGACAGAATGCCCACGCTCGCTTTTCTCGCCCACGGCGACAACCGCGCGTCGTCGCGCACCAGCATCGCCTTCGAGCACGACCTGTTTTTCTTCTACTTTCTTGCTGGCTCGATCGCGGAGCAACTCGTGTCGGCGGGCGATATCCGAATCGTTCTCAGTCGATCCGCGTTGCCGGAAGATGTGGCCGACCGGGTCGCGATGCAACTGAACGCTGGATCATCTGTGGGGGCTCTAGAAGATTTTCGGGTGCTCCTGGATCGGCTCGCCCAGGCTGGTGTGACCGAGTGGCATCGAACCACGCAGGTTCGCGAGAACGCGGGTTTGCTTGCGATGGCACTGCTACGCTCATACGGCGATACTGGCAATGCCGACGGGGAGGTCGAGGGGTGTACGGTCCGATCCATGGTCTTTCCCGGCAGCCACCTGAAGAACACGACACTGAGACGCTGCGCGTTTGTCGATCTCGCAGTGCGGCGGACGGACCTTTCGACGACGCGGTTTGTGGAGTGCGAAGCCAAGGACGTAGTGCTCCTTGAACCACAAGTCGCGCCGGAGACGACGCGCCTGGAGCTCAAGGGTCTGGATCCGGCACAGGTGATGGGTATTCGCGTACGGCGAGGCGGTCGGCTGGAGACGGAGTACGCACCGCAGGCAATCGTTGAGAAGCTCGTTCAGTGTGGCGCACCGGTGCGGAACGAGCCTACGCTCTCGCGCCCTCAGGTGGCGCCAGAGCACGTCAAGACGCTGGAACGCCTGATGCACGCGTACCATAGGGCGAATCCGATCTGCAAGCAGGATCCGAAGCTCAAGCCGATATTCGGTCGTCCGGAGTGGTCCGGCATCGAACGACTGCTGATCGAGCATGAGCTCGTGGCATTGGAGCGCCGCAGCACGAGCGGCAAGCTGAAAGAGTTCCTGCGGCGCCGGTTTCTGCCCGAACAACTCATGACGGGACTCGCGGATCGCGAGCACGCGGACAGACGCCTCCAGGGGTTCTGGCGTGCGGTGGAAGAGCTGGCGGGGAGCGGTAGCCGCCCCGTGTCGCGACGAGACGGTCGCAGTCCCATCCCATGA
- a CDS encoding DUF4102 domain-containing protein, whose amino-acid sequence MGRRVTLQATPRGRKPRGRHPKQALSTAFVRNVAQVGRYCDGNGLYLEVKPTGTRSWVQRLAIRGRRRELGLGGFPLVPLKEARAQALANRRLARAGGDPLAEKRRARSMPTFADAAERVWNQMQPGWRNQKHIQNWISGLRRFAFPRLGKIPVSEVSSADLVEALRPVWHVRPATARRVRQRIGTVMEWAVAMEYRNDNPCDRIGPALGPQRDLVQHMRALPHAEVAAAITMVRATAATAPVKLAFEFLVLTAARSGEVRGALWTEIDLTDRLWTIPPTRMKATREHRVPLSGRAMEILDAARTLNAGDPLVFPGQGGKPISQMRLPKLLQNHGIAAVPHGFRSSFRDWAAEETDHPREVVEAALAHAVGNRTEAAYARSDLFERRRRLMDDWSAYVGGGAGAPADDRPS is encoded by the coding sequence ATGGGTAGGCGAGTGACACTCCAGGCCACACCGCGCGGACGTAAACCCCGGGGCCGGCACCCCAAGCAGGCCCTCTCGACTGCCTTCGTCCGCAACGTCGCCCAGGTCGGCCGGTACTGCGACGGGAACGGGTTGTACCTCGAGGTGAAGCCCACCGGCACGCGGAGCTGGGTCCAACGGCTCGCCATCCGCGGACGCCGACGCGAGCTTGGGCTCGGCGGCTTCCCGCTCGTCCCACTCAAGGAGGCTCGCGCCCAAGCCCTCGCCAACCGCCGGCTCGCCCGCGCCGGGGGCGATCCGTTGGCGGAGAAGCGCCGCGCGCGGTCGATGCCCACGTTCGCCGACGCCGCCGAACGCGTCTGGAACCAGATGCAGCCGGGCTGGCGCAACCAGAAGCACATCCAGAACTGGATCTCGGGTCTGCGGCGGTTCGCATTCCCGCGCCTCGGCAAGATTCCGGTTTCCGAGGTGTCCAGCGCCGACCTGGTCGAGGCGTTGCGGCCAGTCTGGCACGTCCGGCCGGCGACGGCGCGCCGCGTACGCCAGCGCATCGGCACCGTGATGGAGTGGGCCGTCGCGATGGAGTACCGGAACGACAACCCGTGCGATCGCATCGGGCCGGCCCTCGGTCCGCAGCGTGACCTCGTGCAGCACATGCGGGCGCTGCCGCATGCCGAAGTCGCCGCAGCCATCACCATGGTGCGCGCGACCGCTGCGACGGCCCCGGTCAAGCTGGCGTTCGAGTTTCTCGTGCTGACCGCGGCCCGGTCGGGCGAGGTGCGCGGAGCGCTGTGGACCGAGATCGACCTGACGGATCGCCTGTGGACGATTCCCCCGACGCGGATGAAGGCGACACGCGAGCACCGCGTTCCGTTGTCCGGGCGGGCAATGGAGATTCTCGACGCGGCGCGGACGCTCAACGCTGGCGACCCCCTTGTGTTTCCGGGCCAGGGCGGGAAGCCGATTTCTCAGATGAGGTTGCCCAAACTCCTACAGAACCACGGAATCGCGGCCGTACCACACGGCTTTCGGTCGTCCTTTCGGGATTGGGCCGCCGAGGAGACGGACCACCCGCGCGAGGTCGTCGAGGCGGCGCTGGCTCACGCCGTGGGCAACCGGACCGAGGCGGCCTACGCCCGCTCCGACCTGTTCGAGCGCCGCCGGCGGTTGATGGATGACTGGTCCGCCTACGTCGGCGGCGGCGCGGGAGCGCCCGCCGATGATCGCCCATCTTGA
- a CDS encoding type IV secretion system protein: protein MQLWQGLALIVVVWTGAQMALSGGGINMAAVVRMVIGLSIPLGMLQFYTAPLPGAGRSVPELITGMGEWLQMMIVADAGTAMMEQLALAGTAFRELLAGDGVFGGMASLGWSVVTDLPAVLDAAFDLAVTVALMMLLAVGLVTVFAIGQAQVMWAQLALSLALVLGPIFIPWLLVPQLSFLFWGWLRTVLVYSLYGAVAAAVFRVITELGVFVVQGWTGDMAAGVEWAGPDGIMTAWLRSLVTIPYIVAAGLATGKVGELTQMLISGGGNVGSGASGRAMQTAAVARVAVTGGA, encoded by the coding sequence ATGCAGCTCTGGCAGGGGCTGGCGCTCATCGTCGTGGTCTGGACCGGGGCGCAGATGGCGCTCTCGGGCGGCGGGATCAACATGGCCGCCGTCGTCCGGATGGTCATCGGGCTTTCGATCCCGCTCGGCATGCTCCAGTTCTACACGGCGCCCCTGCCGGGCGCGGGCCGCAGCGTGCCCGAGCTGATCACCGGCATGGGCGAGTGGCTGCAGATGATGATCGTCGCCGACGCCGGCACGGCGATGATGGAGCAGCTCGCGCTTGCGGGCACCGCCTTCCGGGAGCTGCTCGCCGGCGACGGGGTCTTCGGGGGGATGGCGTCCCTCGGCTGGAGCGTCGTGACGGATCTGCCGGCCGTGCTCGACGCGGCGTTCGACCTGGCCGTCACCGTGGCGCTGATGATGCTGCTGGCGGTGGGCCTGGTCACGGTCTTCGCCATCGGGCAGGCGCAGGTCATGTGGGCGCAGCTCGCGCTGTCGCTCGCGCTCGTGCTCGGCCCGATCTTCATCCCCTGGCTGCTGGTGCCGCAGCTCTCCTTCCTCTTCTGGGGGTGGCTGCGGACCGTGCTCGTCTACTCGCTGTACGGCGCGGTGGCCGCCGCCGTCTTCCGGGTCATCACCGAGCTGGGCGTGTTCGTTGTCCAGGGCTGGACGGGCGACATGGCGGCCGGCGTCGAGTGGGCGGGGCCGGACGGAATCATGACGGCGTGGCTGCGGTCGCTCGTGACCATCCCCTACATCGTGGCGGCGGGTCTGGCGACGGGCAAGGTCGGCGAGCTGACGCAGATGCTGATCTCGGGCGGCGGCAACGTCGGCTCCGGCGCCTCGGGGCGGGCGATGCAGACGGCGGCCGTGGCGCGGGTCGCGGTGACGGGAGGGGCGTAG
- a CDS encoding DUF87 domain-containing protein, with product MTGDAGPLAHELPYWGWVDERTLLTRAGELLTVGALTPVVVDGRRAEDLDEVAGRWQRMLSGLPPEMRVSWIVERRPAAFDERPPSSDIAALAQRKRQAFLEGRVQDVETHVVWSFDPRLRQSAASRGSAWWRSLAAEWLRRRRAPHESAFLAADIARAVKTEAAVVAASAARVVDATPIEILTAEKAAAVLYRLVNGGLGSWTAGMRTDAGVNWRLAGEDVAADRQALHVGGRQFGIWSCVAPPAAVTANALAELYALPAPMTAVVEWRPWSREAARRKLRSAQRHYFSKRYSMAAHMQEKEGTAAALEDAAASIEANRAGAALVELETEGVSYGDVALSVALRGSAGQLEQWGADIQRVFGGLDAKAARESYGQLAVWFGRLPGQPASKQPRRVFVSAGVAACVAPLFGPPRGERRCTHLDAPALTVFETPAGTPYHYDLFGGRDVGHTLMLGATGAGKSFTLNFLLVQALQYDPRVLILDLGGSYRALTQFLGGGYLEVSPEKDAIPLRPFGLEPMERTVQFLSAWVLRLLRIGGWEESSGDLSEVRARIEDLYALAPVRRSLGNLVRSLPAPMWPALSRWHGSGAWGKWFDNPLIPILDRSKSSYVSICVVIIYYSIRTLDGVDEAL from the coding sequence GTGACGGGCGACGCCGGGCCGCTGGCCCACGAGCTGCCGTACTGGGGCTGGGTCGACGAGCGCACGCTGCTGACGCGCGCCGGCGAGCTGCTGACGGTGGGCGCGCTGACGCCCGTCGTCGTCGACGGCCGGAGGGCGGAGGACCTCGACGAGGTGGCGGGGCGCTGGCAGCGGATGCTCTCCGGGCTGCCGCCCGAGATGCGGGTGTCGTGGATCGTGGAGCGGCGGCCGGCGGCGTTCGACGAGCGCCCGCCGTCCTCGGACATCGCCGCGCTCGCCCAGCGCAAGCGGCAGGCGTTCCTCGAGGGCCGCGTGCAGGACGTCGAGACGCACGTCGTGTGGAGCTTCGACCCGCGGCTGCGCCAGTCGGCCGCCTCTCGCGGGAGCGCGTGGTGGCGAAGCCTGGCCGCCGAGTGGCTGCGGCGCCGCCGCGCGCCGCACGAGTCGGCCTTCCTGGCCGCGGACATCGCGCGGGCGGTCAAGACGGAGGCGGCGGTGGTCGCGGCCTCGGCGGCGCGGGTCGTCGACGCGACTCCCATCGAGATCCTGACCGCTGAGAAGGCGGCGGCCGTGCTCTACCGGCTGGTCAACGGCGGCCTGGGGAGCTGGACGGCCGGCATGCGGACGGACGCGGGCGTCAACTGGCGGCTCGCCGGCGAGGACGTGGCCGCGGACCGGCAGGCGCTGCACGTCGGCGGCAGGCAGTTCGGGATCTGGTCGTGCGTGGCCCCGCCGGCGGCGGTGACGGCGAACGCGCTGGCCGAGCTGTATGCCCTGCCGGCCCCGATGACGGCGGTCGTCGAGTGGCGGCCGTGGTCCCGGGAGGCGGCGCGGAGGAAGCTGCGCTCCGCCCAGCGGCACTACTTCTCGAAGCGCTACTCGATGGCCGCGCACATGCAGGAGAAGGAGGGGACGGCGGCGGCGCTCGAGGACGCCGCGGCGAGCATCGAGGCGAACCGGGCCGGCGCGGCCCTGGTCGAGCTGGAGACCGAGGGGGTCTCGTACGGCGACGTGGCGCTGTCGGTGGCGTTGCGCGGCTCCGCCGGGCAGCTGGAGCAGTGGGGCGCGGACATCCAGCGCGTGTTCGGCGGCCTGGACGCGAAGGCGGCGCGAGAGTCCTACGGGCAGCTCGCCGTCTGGTTCGGGCGGCTGCCGGGGCAGCCGGCCTCGAAGCAGCCGCGGCGCGTGTTCGTCTCGGCGGGGGTGGCGGCGTGCGTGGCGCCGCTCTTCGGCCCGCCGCGGGGCGAGCGGCGCTGCACCCACCTCGATGCGCCCGCGCTGACCGTCTTCGAGACGCCGGCCGGCACGCCCTATCACTACGACCTGTTCGGGGGCCGCGACGTCGGGCACACGCTGATGCTCGGGGCGACCGGCGCGGGGAAGAGCTTCACCCTCAACTTCCTCCTCGTCCAGGCCCTCCAGTACGACCCGCGGGTCCTGATCCTAGACCTGGGCGGCAGCTACCGCGCCCTGACGCAGTTCCTCGGGGGCGGCTACCTGGAGGTGTCTCCCGAGAAGGACGCGATACCGCTGCGCCCGTTCGGGCTGGAGCCGATGGAACGGACGGTGCAGTTCCTCTCGGCGTGGGTGCTGCGGCTGCTGCGGATCGGCGGGTGGGAGGAGTCGAGCGGCGACCTCTCCGAGGTGCGGGCGCGCATCGAGGACCTGTACGCGCTGGCTCCGGTCCGGCGGTCGCTGGGCAACCTGGTGCGGTCGCTGCCGGCCCCGATGTGGCCGGCGCTGTCGCGCTGGCACGGCTCGGGCGCCTGGGGCAAGTGGTTCGACAATCCGCTAATCCCTATCCTGGATCGGTCCAAGTCGAGTTACGTAAGTATATGTGTAGTAATAATTTATTACTCGATACGGACCCTTGACGGGGTCGACGAAGCCCTGTAG